In Pongo abelii isolate AG06213 chromosome 5, NHGRI_mPonAbe1-v2.0_pri, whole genome shotgun sequence, a single genomic region encodes these proteins:
- the MICAL1 gene encoding F-actin-monooxygenase MICAL1 isoform X1: MASPTSTNPAHAHFESFLQAQLCQDVLSSFQELCGALGLEPGGGLPQYHKIKNQLNYWSAKSLWTKLDKRAGQPVYQQGRACTSTKCLVVGAGPCGLRVAVELALLGARVVLVEKRTKFSRHNVLHLWPFTIHDLRALGAKKFYGRFCTGTLDHISIRQLQLLLLKVALLLGVEIHWGVTFTGLQPPSRKGSGWRAQLQPNPPAQLANYEFDVLISAAGGKFVPEGFKVREMRGKLAIGITANFVNGRTVEETQVPEISGVARIYNQSFFQSLLKATGIDLENIVYYKDDTHYFVMTAKKQCLLRLGVLRQDWPDTDRLLGSANVVPEALQRFAREAADFATHGKLGKLEFAQDAHGQPDVSAFDFTSMMRAESSVRVQERHGARLLLGLVGDCLVEPFWPLGTGVARGFLAAFDAAWMVKRWAEGAESLEVLAERESLYQLLSQTSPENMHRNVAQYGLDPATRYPNLNLRAVTPNQVRDLYDVLAKEPVQRNGDKTDTGMPVTGSAGTQEELLRWCQEQTAGYPGVHVSDLSSSWADGLALCALVHRLQPDLLEPSELQGLGALEATAWALKVAEHELGITPVVSAQAMVAGSDPLGLIAYLSHFHSAFKSAAHSPGPVSQASPGTSSAVLFLGKLQRTLQRSRAKENAEDAGGKKLRLEMEAETPSTEVPPDPEPGVPLTPPSQHQEASAGDLCALCGEHLYVLERLCVDGHFFHRSCFRCHTCEATLWPGGYERHPGDGHFYCLQHLPQPDHKEEGSDGGPESPELPTPSENSMPPGLSTPTASQEGAGPVPDPSQPTRRRIRLSSPERQRLSSLNLTPDPEMEPPPKPPRSCSALARHALESSFVGWGLPVQSPQALVAMGKEEEESPFSSEEEEEEDVPLDSDVEQALQTFAKTSGTMNNYPTWRRTLLRRAKEEEMKRFCKAQTIQRRLNEIEAALRELEAEGVKLELALRRQSSSPEQQKKLWVGQLLQLVDKKNSLVAEEAELMITVQELNLEEKQWQLDQELRGYMNQEETLKTAADRQAEDQVLRKLVDLVNQRDALIRFQEERRLSELALGTGAQG, encoded by the exons ATGGCTTCACCCACCTCCACCAACCCAGCGCATGCCCACTTTGAGAGCTTCCTGCAGGCCCAGCTGTGCCAGGACGTGCTGAGCAGCTTCCAGGAGCTATGTGGGGCCCTGGGGCTGGAACCCGGTGGGGGGCTGCCCCAGTACCACAAGATCAAGAACCAGCTCAACTACTGGAGTGCCAAGTCACTGTGGACCAAGCTGGACAAGCGAGCAGGCCAGCCTGTCTACCAGCAGGGCCGGGCCTGCACCAGCACCAAG tgcctggtggtgggtgctggACCTTGCGGGCTGCGGGTCGCTGTGGAGCTGGCGCTACTGGGGGCCCGAGTGGTGCTGGTAGAAAAGCGCACCAAGTTCTCTCGCCACAACGTGCTCCACCTCTGGCCCTTCACCATCCATGACCTGCGGGCACTCGGTGCTAAGAAGTTCTACGGGCGCTTCTGCACTGGCACCCTGGACCACATCA GCATCCGGCAGCTCCAGCTGCTTCTGCTGAAGGTAGCATTGCTGCTGGGGGTGGAAATTCACTGGGGTGTCACTTTCACTGGCCTCCAGCCCCCTTCTAGGAAGG GGAGTGGCTGGCGTGCCCAGCTCCAACCCAACCCCCCTGCCCAGCTGGCCAACTATGAATTTGATGTCCTTATCTCGGCTGCAGGAGGTAAATTCGTCCCTGAAG GCTTCAAAGTTCGAGAAATGCGAGGCAAACTGGCCATTGGCATCACAGCCAACTTTGTGAATGGACGCACTGTGGAGGAGACACAGGTGCCGGAGATCAGTGGTGTAGCCAGGATCTACAACCAGAGCTTCTTCCAGAGCCTTCTCAAAGCCACAG GCATTGATCTGGAGAACATTGTGTACTACAAGGACGACACCCACTACTTTGTGATGACAGCCAAGAAGCAGTGCCTGCTGCGACTGGGGGTGCTGCGCCAG GACTGGCCAGACACCGATCGGCTGCTAGGCAGTGCCAATGTGGTGCCCGAGGCTCTGCAGCGCTTTGCCCGGGAAGCTGCTGACTTTGCCACCCATGGCAAGCTCGGGAAACTAGAGTTTGCCCAGGATGCCCATGGGCAGCCTGATGTCTCTGCCTTTGACTTCACGAGCATGATGCGGGCAGAGAGTTCTGTTCGTGTGCAAGAGAGGCATGGCGCCCGCCTGCTGCTGGGACTGGTGGGGGACTGCCTGGTGGAG CCCTTCTGGCCCCTGGGCACTGGAGTGGCACGGGGCTTCCTGGCAGCCTTTGACGCAGCCTGGATGGTGAAGCGGTGGGCAGAGGGCGCTGAGTCCCTAGAGGTGTTGGCTGAGCG TGAAAGCCTGTACCAGCTTCTGTCACAGACATCCCCAGAAAACATGCATCGCAATGTGGCCCAGTATGGGCTGGACCCAGCCACCCGCTACCCAAACCTGAACCTCCGGGCAGTGACCCCCAATCAG GTACGAGACCTGTATGATGTGCTAGCCAAGGAGCCTGTGCAGAGGAACGGCGACAAGACAGATACAGGGATGCCAGTCACCG GGTCGGCAGGCACCCAGGAGGAGCTGCTACGCTGGTGCCAGGAGCAGACAGCTGGGTACCCGGGAGTCCACGTCTCCGATTTGTCTTCCTCCTGGGCTGACGGGCTAGCTCTGTGTGCCCTGGTGCACCGGCTGCAGCCTGACCTGCT GGAACCCTCAGAGCTGCAGGGGCTGGGAGCTCTGGAAGCAACTGCTTGGGCACTAAAGGTGGCAGAGCATGAGCTGGGCATCACACCGGTGGTGTCTGCACAGGCCATGGTAGCAGGGAGTGACCCACTGGGCCTCATTGCCTACCTCAGCCACTTCCACAGTGCCTTCAAGAGCGCGGCCCACAGCCCAG GCCCTGTCAGCCAGGCCTCACCAGGGACCTCCAGTGCTGTATTATTCCTTGGTAAACTTCAGAGGACCCTGCAGCGATCCCGGGCCAAG GAAAACGCAGAGGATGCTGGCGGCAAGAAGCTGCGCTTGGAG ATGGAGGCCGAGACCCCAAGTACTGAGGTGCCACCTGACCCAGAGCCTGGTGTACCCCTGACACCCCCATCCCAACACCAGGAG GCCAGTGCCGGGGACCTGTGTGCACTTTGTGGGGAACACCTCTATGTCCTGGAACGCCTCTGTGTCGATGGCCATTTCTTCCACCGGAGCTGCTTCCGCTGCCATACCTGTGAGGCTACACTGTGGCCAGGTGGCTATGAGCGGCACCCAGGAGATG GACATTTCTACTGCCTCCAGCACCTGCCCCAGCCAGACCACAAAGAGGAAGGCAGTGATGGAGGTCCTGAGAGTCCG GAGCTCCCCACACCAAGTGAGAATAGCATGCCACCAGGCCTCTCAACTCCCACAGCCTCACAGGAGGGGGCCGGTCCTGTTCCAGATCCCAGCCAGCCCACCCGTCGGCGGATCCGCCTCTCCAGCCCGGAGCGCCAGCGGTTGTCCTCCCTTAACCTTACTCCTGACCCGGAAATGGAGCCTCCACCCAAGCCCCCCCGCAGCTGCTCTGCCTTGGCCCGCCACGCCCTGGAGAGCAGCTTTGTGGGTTGGGGCCTGCCAGTCCAGAGCCCTCAAG CTCTTGTGGCcatggggaaggaggaagaagagagtcCCTTCTCcagtgaagaggaagaagaagaagatgtgCCTTTGGACTCAGATGTGGAACAG GCCCTGCAGACCTTTGCCAAGACTTCAGGCACCATGAATAACTACCCAACATGGCGTCGGACTCTGCTGCGCCGTGCGAAGGAGGAGGAGATGAAGAGGTTCTGCAAGGCCCAG ACTATCCAACGGCGACTAAATGAGATCGAGGCTGCCCTGAGGGAGCTAGAAGCCGAGGGTGTGAAGCTGGAGCTGGCCTTGAGGCGCCAGAGCA GTTCCCcagaacagcaaaagaaactatgggTAGGACAGCTGCTACAGCTCGTTGACAAGAAAAACAGCCTGGTGGCTGAGGAGGCCGAGCTCATGATCAC GGTGCAGGAGTTGAACCTGGAGGAGAAACAGTGGCAGCTGGACCAGGAGCTACGAGGCTACATGAACCAGGAAG AAACCCTAAAGACAGCTGCTGATCGGCAGGCTGAGGACCAGGTCCTGAGGAAGCTGGTGGATTTGGTCAACCAGAGAGATGCCCTCATCCGCTTCCAGGAGGAGCGCAGGCTCAGTGAGCTGGCCTTGGGGACAGGGGCCCAGGGCTAG
- the MICAL1 gene encoding F-actin-monooxygenase MICAL1 isoform X2 produces the protein MASPTSTNPAHAHFESFLQAQLCQDVLSSFQELCGALGLEPGGGLPQYHKIKNQLNYWSAKSLWTKLDKRAGQPVYQQGRACTSTKCLVVGAGPCGLRVAVELALLGARVVLVEKRTKFSRHNVLHLWPFTIHDLRALGAKKFYGRFCTGTLDHISIRQLQLLLLKVALLLGVEIHWGVTFTGLQPPSRKGSGWRAQLQPNPPAQLANYEFDVLISAAGGKFVPEGFKVREMRGKLAIGITANFVNGRTVEETQVPEISGVARIYNQSFFQSLLKATGIDLENIVYYKDDTHYFVMTAKKQCLLRLGVLRQDWPDTDRLLGSANVVPEALQRFAREAADFATHGKLGKLEFAQDAHGQPDVSAFDFTSMMRAESSVRVQERHGARLLLGLVGDCLVEPFWPLGTGVARGFLAAFDAAWMVKRWAEGAESLEVLAERESLYQLLSQTSPENMHRNVAQYGLDPATRYPNLNLRAVTPNQVRDLYDVLAKEPVQRNGDKTDTGMPVTGSAGTQEELLRWCQEQTAGYPGVHVSDLSSSWADGLALCALVHRLQPDLLEPSELQGLGALEATAWALKVAEHELGITPVVSAQAMVAGSDPLGLIAYLSHFHSAFKSAAHSPGPVSQASPGTSSAVLFLGKLQRTLQRSRAKENAEDAGGKKLRLEASAGDLCALCGEHLYVLERLCVDGHFFHRSCFRCHTCEATLWPGGYERHPGDGHFYCLQHLPQPDHKEEGSDGGPESPELPTPSENSMPPGLSTPTASQEGAGPVPDPSQPTRRRIRLSSPERQRLSSLNLTPDPEMEPPPKPPRSCSALARHALESSFVGWGLPVQSPQALVAMGKEEEESPFSSEEEEEEDVPLDSDVEQALQTFAKTSGTMNNYPTWRRTLLRRAKEEEMKRFCKAQTIQRRLNEIEAALRELEAEGVKLELALRRQSSSPEQQKKLWVGQLLQLVDKKNSLVAEEAELMITVQELNLEEKQWQLDQELRGYMNQEETLKTAADRQAEDQVLRKLVDLVNQRDALIRFQEERRLSELALGTGAQG, from the exons ATGGCTTCACCCACCTCCACCAACCCAGCGCATGCCCACTTTGAGAGCTTCCTGCAGGCCCAGCTGTGCCAGGACGTGCTGAGCAGCTTCCAGGAGCTATGTGGGGCCCTGGGGCTGGAACCCGGTGGGGGGCTGCCCCAGTACCACAAGATCAAGAACCAGCTCAACTACTGGAGTGCCAAGTCACTGTGGACCAAGCTGGACAAGCGAGCAGGCCAGCCTGTCTACCAGCAGGGCCGGGCCTGCACCAGCACCAAG tgcctggtggtgggtgctggACCTTGCGGGCTGCGGGTCGCTGTGGAGCTGGCGCTACTGGGGGCCCGAGTGGTGCTGGTAGAAAAGCGCACCAAGTTCTCTCGCCACAACGTGCTCCACCTCTGGCCCTTCACCATCCATGACCTGCGGGCACTCGGTGCTAAGAAGTTCTACGGGCGCTTCTGCACTGGCACCCTGGACCACATCA GCATCCGGCAGCTCCAGCTGCTTCTGCTGAAGGTAGCATTGCTGCTGGGGGTGGAAATTCACTGGGGTGTCACTTTCACTGGCCTCCAGCCCCCTTCTAGGAAGG GGAGTGGCTGGCGTGCCCAGCTCCAACCCAACCCCCCTGCCCAGCTGGCCAACTATGAATTTGATGTCCTTATCTCGGCTGCAGGAGGTAAATTCGTCCCTGAAG GCTTCAAAGTTCGAGAAATGCGAGGCAAACTGGCCATTGGCATCACAGCCAACTTTGTGAATGGACGCACTGTGGAGGAGACACAGGTGCCGGAGATCAGTGGTGTAGCCAGGATCTACAACCAGAGCTTCTTCCAGAGCCTTCTCAAAGCCACAG GCATTGATCTGGAGAACATTGTGTACTACAAGGACGACACCCACTACTTTGTGATGACAGCCAAGAAGCAGTGCCTGCTGCGACTGGGGGTGCTGCGCCAG GACTGGCCAGACACCGATCGGCTGCTAGGCAGTGCCAATGTGGTGCCCGAGGCTCTGCAGCGCTTTGCCCGGGAAGCTGCTGACTTTGCCACCCATGGCAAGCTCGGGAAACTAGAGTTTGCCCAGGATGCCCATGGGCAGCCTGATGTCTCTGCCTTTGACTTCACGAGCATGATGCGGGCAGAGAGTTCTGTTCGTGTGCAAGAGAGGCATGGCGCCCGCCTGCTGCTGGGACTGGTGGGGGACTGCCTGGTGGAG CCCTTCTGGCCCCTGGGCACTGGAGTGGCACGGGGCTTCCTGGCAGCCTTTGACGCAGCCTGGATGGTGAAGCGGTGGGCAGAGGGCGCTGAGTCCCTAGAGGTGTTGGCTGAGCG TGAAAGCCTGTACCAGCTTCTGTCACAGACATCCCCAGAAAACATGCATCGCAATGTGGCCCAGTATGGGCTGGACCCAGCCACCCGCTACCCAAACCTGAACCTCCGGGCAGTGACCCCCAATCAG GTACGAGACCTGTATGATGTGCTAGCCAAGGAGCCTGTGCAGAGGAACGGCGACAAGACAGATACAGGGATGCCAGTCACCG GGTCGGCAGGCACCCAGGAGGAGCTGCTACGCTGGTGCCAGGAGCAGACAGCTGGGTACCCGGGAGTCCACGTCTCCGATTTGTCTTCCTCCTGGGCTGACGGGCTAGCTCTGTGTGCCCTGGTGCACCGGCTGCAGCCTGACCTGCT GGAACCCTCAGAGCTGCAGGGGCTGGGAGCTCTGGAAGCAACTGCTTGGGCACTAAAGGTGGCAGAGCATGAGCTGGGCATCACACCGGTGGTGTCTGCACAGGCCATGGTAGCAGGGAGTGACCCACTGGGCCTCATTGCCTACCTCAGCCACTTCCACAGTGCCTTCAAGAGCGCGGCCCACAGCCCAG GCCCTGTCAGCCAGGCCTCACCAGGGACCTCCAGTGCTGTATTATTCCTTGGTAAACTTCAGAGGACCCTGCAGCGATCCCGGGCCAAG GAAAACGCAGAGGATGCTGGCGGCAAGAAGCTGCGCTTGGAG GCCAGTGCCGGGGACCTGTGTGCACTTTGTGGGGAACACCTCTATGTCCTGGAACGCCTCTGTGTCGATGGCCATTTCTTCCACCGGAGCTGCTTCCGCTGCCATACCTGTGAGGCTACACTGTGGCCAGGTGGCTATGAGCGGCACCCAGGAGATG GACATTTCTACTGCCTCCAGCACCTGCCCCAGCCAGACCACAAAGAGGAAGGCAGTGATGGAGGTCCTGAGAGTCCG GAGCTCCCCACACCAAGTGAGAATAGCATGCCACCAGGCCTCTCAACTCCCACAGCCTCACAGGAGGGGGCCGGTCCTGTTCCAGATCCCAGCCAGCCCACCCGTCGGCGGATCCGCCTCTCCAGCCCGGAGCGCCAGCGGTTGTCCTCCCTTAACCTTACTCCTGACCCGGAAATGGAGCCTCCACCCAAGCCCCCCCGCAGCTGCTCTGCCTTGGCCCGCCACGCCCTGGAGAGCAGCTTTGTGGGTTGGGGCCTGCCAGTCCAGAGCCCTCAAG CTCTTGTGGCcatggggaaggaggaagaagagagtcCCTTCTCcagtgaagaggaagaagaagaagatgtgCCTTTGGACTCAGATGTGGAACAG GCCCTGCAGACCTTTGCCAAGACTTCAGGCACCATGAATAACTACCCAACATGGCGTCGGACTCTGCTGCGCCGTGCGAAGGAGGAGGAGATGAAGAGGTTCTGCAAGGCCCAG ACTATCCAACGGCGACTAAATGAGATCGAGGCTGCCCTGAGGGAGCTAGAAGCCGAGGGTGTGAAGCTGGAGCTGGCCTTGAGGCGCCAGAGCA GTTCCCcagaacagcaaaagaaactatgggTAGGACAGCTGCTACAGCTCGTTGACAAGAAAAACAGCCTGGTGGCTGAGGAGGCCGAGCTCATGATCAC GGTGCAGGAGTTGAACCTGGAGGAGAAACAGTGGCAGCTGGACCAGGAGCTACGAGGCTACATGAACCAGGAAG AAACCCTAAAGACAGCTGCTGATCGGCAGGCTGAGGACCAGGTCCTGAGGAAGCTGGTGGATTTGGTCAACCAGAGAGATGCCCTCATCCGCTTCCAGGAGGAGCGCAGGCTCAGTGAGCTGGCCTTGGGGACAGGGGCCCAGGGCTAG
- the SMPD2 gene encoding sphingomyelin phosphodiesterase 2 — protein MKPNFSLRLRIFNLNCWGIPYLSKHRADRMRRLGDFLNQESFDLALLEEVWSEQDFQYLRQKLSPTYPAAHHFRSGIIGSGLCVFSKHPIQELTQHIYTLNGYPYMIHHGDWFSGKAVGLLVLHLSGMVLNAYVTHLHAEYNRQKDIYLAHRVAQAWELAQFIHHTSKKADVVLLCGDLNMHPEDLGCCLLKEWTGLRDAYLETRDFQGSEEGNTMVPKNCYVSQQELKLFPFGVRIDYVLYKAVSGFYISCKSLETTTGNDPYSGTPLSDHEALMATLFVRHSPLQQNPSSTHGPAERSPLMSVLNEAWKELGLGMAQARWWAAFASYVIGLGLLLLALLCVLAAGGGAGEAAILLWTPSVGLVLWAGAFYLFHVQEVNGLYRAQAELQHVLGRAREAQDLGPEPQPALLLGQQEGDKAREQ, from the exons ATGAAGCCCAACTTCTCCCTGCGACTGCGGATCTTCAACCTCAACTGCTG GGGCATTCCGTACTTAAGCAAGCACCGGGCCGACCGCATGAGGCGCCTGGGAGACTTTCTGAACCAGGAGAGCTTCGACCTGGCTTTGCTGGAGGAG GTGTGGAGTGAGCAGGACTTCCAGTACCTGAGACAGAAGCTGTCGCCTACCTACCCAGCTGCACACCACTTCCGGAG CGGAATCATTGGCAGTGGCCTCTGTGTCTTCTCCAAACACCCAATCCAGGAGCTCACCCAGCACATCTACACCCTCAATGGCTACCCCTACATG ATCCATCATGGTGACTGGTTCAGTGGGAAGGCTGTGGGGCTGCTGGTGCTCCATCTAAGTGGCATGGTGCTCAATGCCTATGTGACCCAT CTCCATGCCGAATACAATCGACAGAAGGACATCTACCTAGCACATCGTGTGGCCCAAGCTTGGGAATTGGCCCAGTTCATCCA CCACACATCCAAGAAGGCAGACGTGGTTCTGTTGTGTGGAGACCTCAACATGCACCCAGAAGACCTGGGCTGCTGCCTGCTGAAGGAGTGGACAGGGCTTCGTGATGCCTATCTTGAAACTCGGGACTTCCAG GGCTCTGAAGAAGGCAACACAATGGTACCCAAGAACTGCTATGTCAGCCAGCAGGAGCTGAAGCTGTTTCCCTTTGGTGTCCGCATTGACTACGTGCTTTACAAG GCAGTTTCTGGGTTTTACATCTCCTGTAAGAGTCTTGAAACCACTACAGGCAATGACCCTTACAGTGGCACCCCCCTCTCTGATCATGAAGCCCTGATGGCTACTCTGTTTGTGAGGCACAGCCCCCTACAGCAGAACCCCAGCTCTACCCACG GACCAGCAGAGAGGTCGCCGTTGATGAGTGTGCTAAACGAGGCCTGGAAGGAGCTGGGTCTGGGCATGGCTCAGGCTCGCTGGTGGGCCGCCTTCGCTAGCTATGTGATTGGCCTGGGGCTGCTTCTCCTGGCACTGCTGTGTGTCCTGGCGGCTGGAGGAGGGGCCGGGGAAGCTGCCATACTGCTCTGGACCCCCAGTGTAGGGCTGGTGCTGTGGGCAGGTGCATTCTACCTCTTCCACGTGCAGGAGGTCAATGGCTTATATAGGGCCCAGGCTGAGCTCCAGCATGTGCTAGGAAGGGCAAGGGAGGCCCAGGACCTGGGCCCAGAGCCTCAGCCAGCCCTACTCCTGGGGCAGCAGGAGGGGGACAAAGCTAGAGAACAATAA